The Lytechinus pictus isolate F3 Inbred chromosome 15, Lp3.0, whole genome shotgun sequence genome contains a region encoding:
- the LOC135156755 gene encoding uncharacterized protein LOC135156755, which yields MSVLVAILVIYGSMFFIGVPANGFLIWVFYKMSMKRRRAGQKGALGGFTSTDLLLLGLAAINFTACVTSPLNIGFRLVTSNDWMCKYVIFMSRLACLSALFVTVALAVFRYRIVLCNSVKESRNLWIVGTVYILCLILAFLTHTAVLVHAKYEDDQFCLPFGGIQSQGLWIYRGIVVGIFAVCLTTVTSLYARILWFLRKSRSRRIHHLVSPKGVKKTVTEAWSEKPKVPSKNTPQVTIGTRSSDEFECSIETGVTTIRDPCAAASKDIPTVSGQLRDKPEQITDAILAERRPAQAVKPTNHIKATKMIMILTLIIYLAWMPYIMSIIFGRQFSDLIRTTARPQLVVGTLTFFIRLREVIHIANLFVYIAANDRFRKTAKESLDNTLFSKCLR from the coding sequence ATGTCTGTCCTGGTGGCGATCTTGGTCATCTATGGCTCCATGTTCTTTATTGGCGTCCCAGCAAACGGGTTTCTGATATGGGTCTTTTACAAGATGTCGATGAAACGTAGGAGGGCAGGTCAAAAGGGCGCCCTCGGTGGGTTCACGTCAACAGATCTCCTGCTCTTGGGGTTAGCTGCGATCAATTTTACAGCTTGTGTGACGTCACCGTTAAATATTGGCTTTCGATTAGTAACAAGTAACGACTGGATGTGTAAGTACGTAATTTTCATGAGTCGACTTGCTTGCCTCTCGGCTCTCTTTGTGACTGTAGCCCTAGCGGTATTTCGATATCGTATCGTTTTATGCAATAGTGTCAAAGAGTCCCGAAATCTTTGGATCGTTGGAACGGTCTATATCTTGTGCTTAATCTTAGCTTTCTTGACGCATACTGCTGTATTGGTCCATGCAAAGTACGAAGACGATCAGTTTTGTTTGCCTTTCGGGGGAATACAGTCACAAGGGCTCTGGATTTACCGGGGGATTGTCGTTGGCATCTTCGCTGTTTGCCTCACCACTGTCACTTCTCTTTATGCTAGGATTCTGTGGTTTTTGAGAAAATCTCGTTCCCGGCGCATTCACCATTTAGTATCGCCGAAGggtgtcaagaaaacagtgactGAAGCGTGGTCAGAGAAGCCGAAAGTGCCATCTAAGAATACACCACAAGTCACAATTGGAACACGATCTAGCGATGAGTTTGAATGTAGCATCGAGACTGGAGTAACTACCATCAGGGATCCATGTGCGGCTGCCTCCAAGGATATCCCAACTGTCTCTGGACAATTACGAGACAAGCCCGAACAGATTACAGATGCCATCTTGGCTGAGCGGCGTCCAGCTCAGGCAGTGAAACCAACTAACCACATCAAGGCAACTAAGATGATCATGATTCTGACACTGATTATCTATCTTGCCTGGATGCCTTACATTATGAGCATCATCTTCGGACGCCAATTCTCGGACTTAATCCGGACAACTGCTCGACCACAACTGGTAGTAGGAACATTGACATTCTTCATCCGTCTACGGGAAGTAATTCATATTGCCAACCTCTTCGTCTATATTGCAGCAAACGACAGATTTCGCAAAACGGCTAAGGAATCTCTGGATAACACCCTTTTTTCAAAGTGTCTACGGTGA
- the LOC129267417 gene encoding uncharacterized protein LOC129267417, protein MDEREQERNAVIKICFEMGLMYKDIVTILATECGIVISFRHLKRLLRQHGLSRRKNYSDIGEVVDFILKQVEGSGRLHGYRWMFEKCRAHHINCKKEDVRIILGVVDPEGTTQRRRRRLRRRQYSSKGPNFLWHLDSYDKLKAFGICINGCIDGFSRKIMWMNAYHTSSDPKVIGGYYIEKVSDIGGCPSVVRGDLGTENRYVRDFQRFFREDDEDGMAGIRSYLEGPSTANQRIEYWWSFLRRECMEFWIYFFRDLQDDGDFIGNFVDVNLLRFCFLHLIQAELDEVVDVWDRHLIRPSRNVQAPSGRPNIMFNLPSLYTTRDYLHGVSQERMQACKEECVFRKTIPCDEDIFELCCIVMNEVGYEYPRDGHGARLLYVALRREITHLLNN, encoded by the exons ATGGATGAACGAGAGCAAGAACGAAATGCAGTGATAAAGATATGCTTTGAAATGGGACTCATGTACAAAGACATAGTTACGATTCTTGCCACAGAGTGTGGAATTGTAATTTCTTTCCGTCATTTGAAAAGGCTGCTCAGACAGCATGGCCTGTCAAGGAGAAAAAACTACAGTGACATCGGTGAGGTTGTAGACTTTATTCTAAAGCAGGTCGAGGGATCGGGTCGTCTGCATGGCTACCGATGGATGTTTGAAAAATGTCGGGCACAtcatatcaattgtaaaaaggaAGATGTAAGGATAATCCTTGGAGTTGTCGACCCAGAAGGGACAACtcagaggagaaggagaagactGAGGCGACGTCAGTATTCATCCAAAGGGCCAAACTTTTTGTGGCATCTGGACAGCTACGACAAACTGAAAGCATTTGGAATATGCATTAATGGCTGCATCGATGGGTTTTCCAGGAAAATAATGTGGATGAACGCCTACCACACTTCATCAGACCCGAAGGTGATTGGAGGGTACTACATAGAAAAGGTGTCAGACATCGGAGGATGTCCATCTGTTGTACGTGGGGATCTAGGTACCGAGAATAGATATGTGCGTGACTTTCAAAGGTTCTTCCGTGAGGACGACGAAGATGGCATGGCGGGCATTCGCAGTTATCTAGAAGGTCCAAGCACCGCCAATCAAAGGATCGAGTACTGGTGGTCCTTCCTTCGAAGGGAGTGCATGGAATTTTGGATCTATTTTTTTCGCGATTTGCAAGATGACGGTGATTTCATTGGCAATTTCGTAGATGTCAATCTCCTACGGTTTTGTTTCTTACATCTTATCCAG GCTGAGCTTGATGAAGTGGTAGATGTATGGGATCGGCATCTCATTAGACCATCGAGGAACGTCCAAGCTCCTAGCGGCCGCCCAAACATTATGTTCAACTTGCCGTCTTTGTACACTACAAGAGATTATCTGCATGGTGTGAGCCAGGAACGTATGCAAGCATGCAAAGAGGAATGtgttttcagaaaaacaatACCATGTGATGAAGACATCTTTGAACTCTGTTGCATCGTGATGAATGAAGTTGGGTACGAGTATCCAAGAGACGGACACGGTGCTCGACTTCTTTATGTAGCTCTTCGACGTGAGATAACACACTTGCTTAACAATTAA